Proteins from a genomic interval of Choristoneura fumiferana chromosome 12, NRCan_CFum_1, whole genome shotgun sequence:
- the pcm gene encoding 5'-3' exoribonuclease pacman isoform X2: MSWSNNIRYQTFDNMYLDMNGIIHNCSHPDDSNPHFRITEEKIFQDIFHYLGILFQIIKPKKLFFMAIDGVAPRAKMNQQRGRRFRSAREAEKLEEEAKAKGEVLPTEKRFDSNCITPGTVFMARLHQQLRYFVKHKMSTDPLWSKVKVILSGHETPGEGEHKIMDYIRWARSQPDYDPNTRHCLYGLDADLIMLGMCTHEPHFALLREEVKFGKTTQRATSPEETNFYLLHLSLLREYLQQEFIDIKDKLPFQYDIEKIVDDWVLMGFLVGNDFIPNLPNMHISNDAMPLLYKTYMAVLPTLDGYINEAGDLNLARFEVFMQELAKIDKEKFQDTYADLKYFEGKTGRRPNANERREYKPNNDDTFNVNVDDIKANKPDDELQALINATQDMFFDDVENDAEEYEETSDEEATFEMEFILHKKDYYMNKLDYSAVTEDVLASQAEGYVRAIQWNLFYYYKGCPSWCWYYPHHYAPYISDIKGFKDLKIEFELGEPFKPFEQLLAVLPSASKHLLPAPFHDLMTDEDSAIVHYYPINFETDLNGKKNDWEAVVLIPFIDEVNLLSAMAPCYQRLTEEELNRNTHGPMLVYNWTAESLGTVEAPEYFPAIQECHALEGPIYRRELDVPLHILKRGMLPNAKRDMLYPGFPTMRHLKYKTYLKKCKVKVFDQPSRNENTMVELIRERAEPPLENVAQDLLGKVIWVGWPHLTKAKVISVSNEKMRLHHIDKQNNNVNGVASYSTEANSGNLHRQWISERSTIVEHNQNRLGIELGNVSIIVHAVNLKGYKYLIQDNVQMVLEPEWCSIPCGYAYQAVVADVREHVIQEAGKFSTPQEAYPPGDKVFLLTAGQYYGCMAQVVDAEAVRSGRIKVQVTEKAEPTPVVNAAIAPYRSANHAAASCGISAQFLSRITGAILVVTGERNDLPTETQNKVNLGLNLKFNKKNQEVSGYTRRCGIASTWLYSQRCIDLVKAYERQYPDLFDKLAFSMHNDIFFESDLWPNEMGKNKAQEVQAWLKSQPHSSAARRECGSEALEPEEMKALAAELDKQLTQMKGSEKTVTLHVKWNLLYKPELHEGNVQPDPKADFKMYDRVVCVARSITAPFGAKGTITAIYQPPQANTVRLADKLNAEPTYQVMFDEPFPGASSEQLFEEHRFYRMLPTNMLNISFGRKLRGTVTVAGAQETAQSVNKTPNLLRRNDGLNSAFASYSPTRDQKTPNSDTQPISNNISVSSDNSSSQDNATQLLRSLLNISQGEMDSQRKPSKPAPDQNQSWRSRNDNMPGPPPNSLSHPFWKMFIG; encoded by the exons ATGAGCTGGTCAAACAATATCAG ATACCAGACTTTCGACAACATGTATTTAGATATGAATGGTATCATCCACAACTGCTCCCACCCTGACGACTCAAACCCTCACTTCCGTATTACTGAAGAGAAAATATTCCAAGATATATTTCACTACTTAGGAATATTGTTCCAAATCATCAAGCCGAAGAAGCTGTTCTTCATGGCTATTGATGGAGTCGCTCCCAGGGCTAAGATGAACCAGCAGAGAGGGAGAAG ATTTAGATCTGCCAGGGAAGCAGAAAAATTAGAAGAAGAGGCTAAAGCAAAGG GTGAGGTTCTACCCACTGAGAAACGGTTTGACAGCAACTGCATCACACCGGGCACGGTGTTCATGGCCCGTCTCCACCAACAGCTGAGGTACTTTGTCAAGCACAAGATGTCCACCGACCCACTGTGGAGCAAAGTGAAGGTCATACTCTCCGGCCATGAG ACGCCCGGCGAGGGTGAGCATAAGATAATGGACTACATCCGCTGGGCGCGATCGCAGCCGGACTACGATCCAAACACGCGGCACTGCCTGTACGGGCTCGACGCTGATCTCATTATGCTGGGCATGTGCACCCATGAGCCGCATTTTGCTCTGTTGAGAGAGGAG GTGAAATTCGGCAAAACGACGCAACGCGCCACAAGCCCCGAAGAGACCAATTTCTACCTCCTCCACTTGTCGCTCCTTAGAGAATATCTACAGCAAGAATTCATCGATATAAAAGACAAGCTGCCGTTCCAGTATGATATAGAGAAAATTGTGGATGACTGGGTACTTATGGGATTTTTGGTGGGCAACGATTTTATACCGAACTTGCCCAATATGCACATTAGTAATGATGCTATGCCTCTGCTGTATAAGACGTATATGGCCGTGTTACCTACTTTAGATG GGTACATAAACGAGGCGGGCGACTTAAACTTAGCTAGATTTGAAGTGTTCATGCAAGAACTTGCCAAGATAGATAAGGAAAAGTTCCAGGACACCTATGCCGATCTAAAGTATTTTGAAGGAAAGACCGGCAGGCGCCCTAATGCTAATGAGAGGAGAGAG TATAAACCAAACAACGACGACACATTTAACGTGAACGTCGACGATATAAAAGCGAACAAGCCGGATGATGAATTGCAGGCGCTCATCAACGCCACTCAGGACATG TTCTTCGATGACGTTGAAAATGACGCAGAAGAATATGAAGAAACAAGTGATG AGGAGGCTACGTTCGAGATGGAATTTATTCTCCATAAAAAAGATTATTATATGAATAAGTTAGATTATTCTGCCGTTACCGA GGACGTGCTAGCTAGCCAGGCAGAAGGCTACGTCCGAGCTATACAATGGAACTTGTTCTATTACTACAAGGGGTGTCCCTCCTGGTGTTGGTACTACCCCCACCACTACGCACCCTATATCTCAGATATAAAAGGTTTCAAGGACCTCAAGATTGAATTTGAGCTGGGAGAACCTTTCAAACCGTTTGAGCAG cttCTAGCAGTATTACCGTCGGCGAGTAAACACTTGCTGCCCGCGCCATTCCACGATTTGATGACCGACGAGGATTCGGCCATAGTGCACTATTACCCTATCAACTTCGAGACCGATTTGAACGGGAAGAAAAACGACTGGGAGGCGGTGGTGCTTATACCCTTTATTGATGAG GTAAATCTCCTATCGGCAATGGCGCCGTGCTACCAACGGCTGACGGAAGAAGAACTTAACAGGAATACCCACGGGCCGATGCTAGTATATAATTGGACTGCGGAAAGCTTGG GCACCGTAGAAGCCCCGGAATACTTCCCGGCCATACAGGAGTGCCACGCCCTAGAGGGACCCATATACAGGCGGGAGTTGGACGTGCCATTGCACATACTCAAACGTGGGATGCTGCCCAACGCGAAACGGGACATGCTGTACCCAGGGTTCCCCACTATGAGGCATTTGAAATATAAG ACGTACCTGAAGAAGTGCAAAGTGAAAGTGTTCGACCAGCCGTCTCGCAACGAGAACACGATGGTGGAGTTGATAAGGGAGCGCGCGGAGCCACCCCTGGAGAATGTGGCTCAGGACTTGCTGGGCAAAGTTATCTGGGTCGGGTGGCCGCACCTCACTAAAGCCAA GGTTATATCAGTGTCCAACGAAAAGATGCGCCTCCACCATATAGACAAGCAAAATAATAACGTGAATGGTGTGGCCAGTTACAGCACTGAGGCTAACTCGGGCAACTTGCACCGACAATGGATATCTGAGAGGTCTACTATTGTAGAACA CAATCAGAATCGTCTCGGGATAGAATTAGGAAATGTTAGTATAATTGTTCACGCTGTTAATCTAAAAG GTTACAAATACCTTATTCAAGACAACGTCCAAATGGTGCTGGAGCCGGAATGGTGCAGCATACCCTGCGGCTACGCGTACCAAGCCGTGGTGGCGGACGTCCGGGAGCACGTGATACAGGAGGCGGGCAAGTTCTCCACGCCACAGGAGGCCTATCCGCCCGGGGATAAGGTGTTCCTGCTGACCGCTGGACAGTATTACGGGTGCATGGCTCAG GTGGTGGATGCGGAAGCGGTCCGCAGCGGGCGCATCAAGGTGCAAGTGACAGAGAAAGCAGAACCGACGCCTGTTGTAAACGCCGCCATCGCGCCTTACCGGAGCGCCAACCACGCAGCCGCTTCTTGCG GTATTTCAGCGCAGTTCTTGTCGAGAATAACGGGCGCCATTTTGGTGGTGACAGGCGAGAGAAACGACCTGCCAACTGAAACGCAGAACAAAGTTAATCTAGGGCTTAATTTGAAGTTTAACAAGAAG AACCAAGAGGTCTCCGGCTACACTCGCCGCTGCGGCATCGCCAGCACGTGGCTGTACTCTCAACGCTGCATCGACCTCGTCAAAGCGTATGAACGCCAGTACCCAGACCTGTTCGACAAGCTGGCATTCTCTATGCACAACGATATATTCTTCGAGAGCGATCTCTGGCCTAATGAAATGGG GAAAAACAAAGCGCAAGAAGTCCAGGCTTGGCTGAAGTCCCAGCCGCACTCGTCGGCCGCGCGTCGCGAGTGCGGCTCCGAGGCGCTCGAGCCCGAAGAGATGAAAGCCCTGGCTGCGGAATTGGACAAGCAGCTGACGCAGATGAAAGGATCCGAGAAAACTGTCACGCTGCATGTCAAGTGGAACCTACTGTATAAG CCGGAATTACACGAAGGCAACGTCCAACCGGATCCCAAAGCAGACTTCAAGATGTACGACCGCGTGGTCTGCGTGGCACGGAGCATAACAGCGCCTTTCGGAGCCAAAGGCACCATAACGGCGATATACCAGCCGCCGCAGGCCAATACGGTCCGCTTGGCCGACAAGTTGAACGCCGAGCCGACGTATCAGGTCATGTTCGATGAGCCGTTCCCGGGAGCGTCGTCGGAACAGCTGTTTGAAGAACACAGGTTCTATAG AATGCTTCCAACGAATATGTTGAACATATCGTTCGGTCGCAAGCTACGCGGCACGGTAACCGTGGCCGGCGCGCAGGAAACCGCACAGAGCGTCAACAAAACACCTAATCTGCTGCGACGAAACGACGGACTCAACTCAGCGTTTGCTAGCTATAG TCCTACAAGAGATCAAAAGACACCGAACAGCGATACGCAACCAATTAGCAACAATATCAGCGTATCATCGGATAATTCATCATCTcag GATAACGCCACGCAACTGCTGAGGAGTTTGCTAAATATCAGTCAAGGGGAAATGGATTCTCAAAGGAAACCTTCAAAG CCTGCACCAGATCAAAACCAAAGTTGGCGTTCGAGAAACGACAATATGCCAGGACCTCCGCCTAACAG